A window of the Haloarcula rubripromontorii genome harbors these coding sequences:
- a CDS encoding ABC transporter ATP-binding protein: MARTADSPVLEVENLTKYYESGGSLVDTLLGRSQEVKALDGVDLELYPGETLGIVGESGCGKTTLAQSLLRLIEPTAGTVRYRGEDLTAASDDRLRALRKDIQYIFQDPFASLNPRLTVGDIVGEPLDIHDIAEGEARAERVSDLLETVGLNQRHAHRYPHEFSGGQRQRIGIARALAVDPEVIVCDEPVSALDVSVQAQILNLLTDLQSEFGLSYIVIAHDLSVVEHIADRVGVLYLGEFAEVGPTEDVFQPPYHPYAEALLSAIPEPDPGWEGDRIFLSGDVPSPLNPPSGCRFHTRCPKIIQPAGTDMAQSEWRSLMDLKQRLRSADSLEAVTAVQEGVEDEDLSQLSRPTLEARVRAEFGLPDTVGDREAEEVFGTVLDHLHDGAFEAARTVLNDAFESPCERTNPALFDVGDDHRIACLLYDDASPDTPTRTG, from the coding sequence ATGGCTAGGACGGCGGACAGCCCCGTTCTGGAGGTCGAGAACCTCACAAAGTACTACGAATCCGGCGGGAGCCTCGTCGATACCCTGCTGGGCCGAAGTCAGGAAGTGAAGGCGCTGGACGGCGTCGACCTGGAGCTATACCCCGGAGAGACCCTCGGTATCGTCGGGGAGTCCGGCTGTGGCAAGACTACCCTCGCCCAGAGCCTGCTGCGGCTCATCGAGCCGACGGCCGGCACAGTCCGGTACAGGGGTGAGGACCTGACGGCGGCTTCTGACGACCGCCTCCGGGCGCTCCGAAAGGACATCCAGTACATCTTTCAGGACCCGTTCGCCAGCCTCAATCCGCGGCTGACGGTCGGCGACATCGTCGGCGAGCCGCTGGACATCCACGACATCGCCGAGGGCGAGGCCCGGGCCGAGCGCGTCAGCGACCTGCTGGAAACCGTGGGACTCAATCAGCGACACGCCCACCGCTACCCCCACGAGTTCTCCGGCGGCCAGCGCCAGCGCATCGGCATTGCCCGTGCGCTCGCCGTCGACCCCGAGGTCATCGTCTGTGACGAACCCGTTTCGGCGCTGGACGTGAGCGTGCAGGCCCAGATTCTGAACCTGCTCACGGACCTGCAGTCGGAGTTCGGTCTCTCCTATATCGTCATCGCCCACGACCTCAGCGTCGTCGAACACATTGCCGACCGCGTCGGCGTCCTCTATCTCGGAGAGTTCGCCGAGGTCGGCCCGACCGAAGACGTGTTCCAGCCGCCGTATCACCCCTACGCCGAGGCCCTGCTGTCGGCGATTCCGGAGCCAGACCCCGGCTGGGAGGGCGACCGTATTTTCCTCTCCGGCGACGTTCCATCGCCGCTGAACCCCCCGTCGGGCTGTCGGTTCCACACCCGCTGTCCGAAGATCATCCAGCCCGCGGGGACAGACATGGCCCAGTCCGAGTGGCGGTCATTGATGGACCTGAAACAGCGGCTCCGGAGCGCCGACTCGCTGGAAGCGGTGACCGCAGTGCAGGAGGGCGTCGAGGATGAAGACCTGAGTCAACTCTCGCGGCCCACTCTCGAAGCCCGGGTCAGAGCCGAATTCGGCCTCCCCGATACGGTCGGCGACCGGGAGGCCGAAGAAGTGTTCGGGACGGTCCTCGACCACCTGCACGACGGGGCGTTCGAAGCCGCACGGACAGTGCTGAACGACGCATTTGAATCCCCCTGTGAGCGAACCAACCCTGCGCTGTTCGATGTCGGCGACGACCACCGCATCGCCTGCCTGCTGTACGACGACGCGTCTCCGGATACGCCGACGCGGACCGGGTAG
- a CDS encoding ABC transporter ATP-binding protein codes for MALLEVEDLTVNFYTEEGVVTAVDDLSFRIERGEKFGVVGESGAGKSVTALSVMRLIEDPGRIESGSVRFDGEDLLSMSESAVRDVRGNDIAMIFQDAQTALNPVYTVGEQIAEAIRHHLDYDDRAARDRAIRLLDDVGIPEPAARYDDYPHEFSGGMQQRVVIAMALSCDPDLLIADEPTTALDVTIEAKILDRLERLADEYDTAIQLITHDLGVIAELCDRVMVMYAGRAVETATVEELYYDPKHPYTVGLMSAIPRIGDRQNRLQTIPGTMPDLVEVPSGCSFHPRCPFAEEVCTRKRPPLVDPDTGDSVGLSDRAAACLAYTGDLDNELDYEVEVKGRDAPPDDSQPDPRGVRTDSEPLRADSDPLQTDADLLDRDDNDDAGGRQDG; via the coding sequence ATGGCTCTGCTCGAAGTCGAGGACCTCACGGTGAACTTCTACACCGAGGAGGGCGTCGTCACCGCCGTCGACGACCTCTCTTTCCGCATCGAGCGCGGCGAGAAGTTCGGCGTCGTCGGCGAGAGCGGCGCGGGCAAGAGCGTCACTGCGCTATCGGTAATGCGACTCATCGAAGACCCCGGCCGTATCGAGAGCGGGAGCGTCCGCTTCGACGGCGAGGACCTGTTGTCGATGTCCGAATCCGCGGTGCGGGACGTACGGGGCAACGACATTGCGATGATATTCCAGGACGCACAAACTGCGCTCAACCCCGTCTACACAGTGGGCGAGCAGATCGCTGAGGCGATCCGCCACCATCTCGACTACGACGACAGGGCCGCCCGCGACCGGGCGATTCGGCTGCTCGATGACGTTGGCATCCCCGAACCGGCGGCCCGCTACGACGACTACCCCCACGAGTTCTCCGGCGGGATGCAACAGCGGGTCGTCATCGCGATGGCGCTGTCCTGTGACCCAGACCTGCTCATCGCCGACGAGCCGACGACGGCGCTCGACGTGACCATCGAAGCGAAGATTCTGGACCGCCTGGAACGGCTCGCCGACGAGTACGATACGGCGATTCAGCTCATCACCCACGACCTCGGCGTCATCGCGGAGCTGTGCGACCGGGTGATGGTGATGTACGCCGGCCGCGCCGTCGAGACAGCGACCGTCGAGGAGCTGTACTACGACCCGAAACACCCCTACACCGTCGGGCTGATGAGCGCTATCCCCCGAATCGGAGACCGACAGAACCGGCTCCAGACGATTCCGGGGACCATGCCGGACCTCGTGGAGGTCCCGTCGGGCTGTAGCTTCCACCCGCGGTGTCCCTTCGCCGAGGAGGTGTGTACGCGCAAGCGGCCGCCGCTGGTCGACCCTGACACCGGCGACAGCGTTGGGCTGTCCGACCGGGCGGCGGCCTGTCTGGCCTACACCGGCGACCTCGACAACGAACTGGACTACGAGGTCGAGGTGAAAGGCCGTGACGCGCCGCCTGACGACAGCCAGCCCGACCCGCGCGGCGTGCGCACAGATTCGGAACCACTCCGCGCTGACTCGGACCCCCTCCAGACAGACGCGGACCTACTGGACCGGGACGACAACGACGATGCGGGAGGCCGCCAGGATGGCTAG